The sequence GGAGATTCTTCACTCGAGACCGCAGGATGCCACTCGGCTGGCTTTCATGCATGGTCCTCGAGGCCTCCCGGCTCCATTCTCATGGGCACCACGATCCCTCGCGCATCTTCAGGGCAAGATCCATGGTGGATTACAGTTCAGGCCAGAGTCCAATGGGCTCCAGGGATATTGCCATACGGCCCGTGTGTGTAAGTTACTGGGCCATTTTGTATCAGAGTCTTTGCAAGGGGTGGTGTGTAATCTCGTAGTGCTCGACAAAAACCAGAGGGAAGTCCAGATTCAGATCTCGCTCTATCCCGGACAGCCAGGGCCCGACATAGAAAACTGGATGTCCAGGACCATTCCAGACGGAAAGGCGAGACTGTTGAGCTGCGACCCAATGGTTCAGTTAGAGTTTTGCCACGTTGCTTTGCTGGTGGAACAGGAGAAAGGGTTGGATGATGAATTCGCTTTTGAGGACCTCGATGCGAGAGGAAGAGTCGTAGGAAGTGCCGTCATCAATCACGGATCAGTGGATTCGGCTGAAGTTCGATGGTGTTTGCAATgagaccgagaaggaggaagggggtCTGTAACTTCTCATCTCTTGTCCACGTGCAGTGTGATCACGGGATCATCTGCGTTTGCTATCCTTTGTTTGCAGTCTCTGCTTTGATGTACAGAACATGATGCTTGCGATCCGGCATATTAGCATACGTAATGTAGAGCAAGttcaatttttctttcctcttcccgATGCGACTTCATGCACTCCACACCCGCAGTGTCCACGGGTCCACTGTCTACAGTTTCTTCTTTACACGATGCTGCTCAGGCTGCAAACCTACTGTTTCCACCAGATTTGTCCAAAGAAGAGCAGGTGCCTTGGTTACAATTTAGTAGAGTGCCGTGGATGTGGACCTGGACCGGCCTCTTTTTGAACAATGTTGATGAATTTTAGATTAAGAATGATGTATGTCGTCCCCAAATCTCGGAACGGAACGCCATGAGGATGTCTCCTCCCCCGTGTCCCTTTCGAAGGGCGGATCTCTTTCGTCACGAGTCACGACCCGCACGACCGCCGGCTTGGTTTGAGTTGGCTGGGAAACACGGATTGAATCGCCTGATCGGGCTACTGGGGCTTGAAGAATATCGGTGAGATCATGACTGTGGCGGTGCCCCGCCACGATTTCCTCGTCACTGCCACATTGaccgggaaaaaaaaatcagagTTTATTTACCGACTCGGGTCAATTCCACTAAGTAGGCAGGCAGATACTTCGGAGTACGCAGAGTTGTAAGAAAAGGAGATcgggatgaagatggtccCGCCTGGTCAAGGTTCTCAACCATGGATCAGCTGTGGGCTTCTCGATTATTTTCTACGTGTTGAGGACAATGCGTTGTGTAGTCATTCACAGTGCGGGTCTCTAGTTAAGTTCCACATGCACTACTAACGCAGTCCTCACAGATCCATTTCGAGAGGTAGAGTATATCTCAGTAGCATTTAGCGATGCGGGCAGGGCAAAAGTGGCCGTGGAGCGGTGGCTGGTGATTTTTGGACGGAGAAGAATTaagcaaagaagagcgaaCCAGTATCACCATCGGGTCGGCTAGATTGACCGCGGAATCCAGCGTGCCGTTCGAAATCGCGGACTTGGTCTGGGAGACGGCCAGCGATCTCCGCCACTCGAGACTGCGACCGGAGCATCCTCGGGAGTGGCTCACCGGCTGAGTGGCTACAGATGAGGGATTTGGATCCCTCAACCACCTGATCGAAGAAATTCAGGTGAGACCGAGCGATGATTCGCTCGTGCGACGGCCCTGGAGGTGGGTGGTGCTGGCCCTCTGCCAACCGACGTGGCTGGGAGCATCTAGATGACCTGTCGAAAGCTTCGACCCCATGTGTGATAATCTGTTAGAGATTGGCAGACAATCATCCCCTGGAGCTTAGAACGCCACCAACCCGGCCGGGTTGGTggaaaggccgaggaggagtgTCATGGCAATTTTGGTGGGGGAAAACtaaagggagggaaaggaaaTCAACAATCTATCATGCTGAACGCCACGAACACGGATTCGCAGCAATGACGCATGCAATTGAGTTTGAGAGGGTCGAGATGGCCATTTTCCAGGGCAATGACATCGAGGGTAGCGCATCACCGCCTTCACGGCGTGATGCACCCTGCGTACTCATAGTCATACACTCTGGAAGTGCACGAATAAGAAAAAAGTAAATACTCCTCCAATACCATAGTACCTCTCGTAGAAAAGTAACCTTCAGAGCAGTGTCAGTCAACAGgaaaaatcaagaaagaaaaaagaaagaaagaaaatgctAGTCCGTCGAgttctgctctctctctctgctttGGCCTTTTTGCGCTCGAGGCTCCACTGGGGTATTAGCTCCTTCCAATCAAGTGGCACAACGCACCAGCATCAACAATCCACCTCCACTCGCTTTAGTTCCACTGGAGCATCAAAGCTCCTCCGAACGAGCTGGCTCACTCGTCAATCCCTGATCAAACCCAAAACCAGATCGTGGGCCCTCTTCCAGGGCTGAGAAAGTTGGCTCAGTCGGGGGAACCCCTGCGATGAGAAtgacttcatcatcactcTCGATTGTTGCTGCCTTCCCATTCAATCCCTGAATGAGATGGCTGCACCCGAGCCCAAGcttgttttcttcccctttgcCCCCGGTCGATGTGGCTGAAAAGAGAGTCGGATGCAGGTCCAGTAGACGGCCGCACAGGCGCAGTTGGGCAGCTCAAGCCGCCTCGATAGCAATCGTAGAGGGACTTCCCATTCACGTCCAGGCTCCTGGCTCCAGGCGCTGGATGTCCTATCATCACAGTGATAGTCGATCACGAATGAGACGAACGGCTGAGCGCCTCATGGGTCACCACCGCAGACTGCTGCTCCACATGGCCGATCAGCGTGGCTGGGGAGGGGGAGTTTCCGAGGGTGGAGAGTGGATGCGAGCCCACGCTTCGTCGGCAACATAGTGCAGCACGCAGCACACACAGCACACAAGACACAGCAACCAACACTGGATCGCATCACATCCCACTGCATCATATAGAATCTGAAGGCTATGGGCCCTAAAGGGCAGGGCGCCGGGCCGGTTCTTGCTACCCATTCAGGCCAACGCAGAGCTCGGTCTTCGGTGATCCAACCACATCGCAGCCtgtggtgatggtgactccatttcttttcctttctttttctctctctctctctctcgctgcaCCAACCATTTTAGCTTCAAGAGAGGGCCCCACTCCAGGCAAAATGGAAAGATGGCGAGAGGCTGGATAATGGGGGAAAACAGCCGAAAATCGTCAGTTGCTCAGTTGTGGAGATTGGAGATTGGAAATTGAAAttgagaaagagggaaggtgGGACAGTGGCCACTGGACGGTGACCAGGCTACGTGCAGATCGGGGTTTGTTTGGGTTTGGAATGGTGGACATACGCTTGTTGTACCCAAGCTTTGTATCTCCTCTACTTCCTGCCTCTCCCAGAATACTTAATAACAGTCCCCAATCCCCCCCGTCAttgattcttctctctccctcatATCCAGTCACTCACGAGTAATCTTAATTTGAACCTCACCTGCTCATCCCACGCTTCCTCCATCAATCCACCCTACTTCCACTCTCAACCCATCACAATGAAGTCCGTTTCCGGTGTTGCTTTCGCCCTCCTGGCCGCGACCTCCCTGGTCGCCGCCGAAATGTCCAGCCAGGACTGCGCTGTATGTGCTTCCCCTTTCTAGTATTGAGTCGCACCCACGATATCACCCTCTGGATGCCTGGGTGCAGCCGCTACTGCATTCATTCATGGGTATAGAAGGTTGACCGAGTCTCGATGCCAGCAAATGTGTATCAGCAACATGAACAATAAGGCCCAGGAGCTGGGATGCAGCTCTGACGACAAGTCTTGCCTGTGCAATAAGATGGATTACATGTATGGTGTCCGCGACTGTACTGCTGAGGCTTGCCCCGAGTACAACGTCGACTCTGTGCTCCAAATGGCTTTGTCTGGCTGTCCCGGTATGTTTTCTTGATGAAATCTTAGTACCTCCTCCGTTATCCAGTCCATCGAGGGTTTCCACCGCTCAtacatctttcttctcagCTGGCTCTGGCTTCGGCTACGGTACTGGCGCTACCGGCACTGGTGCCTCTGGCAACGGCGCTTCCAGCACCTCTGCCTCGAGCTCCACAACTCCCACTAGCTCTGATAGCAGTTCTGCTAGCACTGAGTCTGGGGACATGACTTCTACCAGTATGGGTATGGGTGCTGGTGCCGGTGGTGTTGGCTCGTCCACCATTGTCACTTCGGGAACTGCGACAAACACCGCGACCAACACTTTCACCAACACCGTGACCGAGACTCTGACCGACGCCTCCGGAAGCCCAACTGCTACCCTCACTCAGACCCTGACCGGCACTGCGACCGGCACTGCGACGGGTATCGTATCTGGCACCTCGACCATGACTGATGCTGTATGTGTTCACTACGATGCCTTCATTTCTTCCCTCTAGTTTGCAACCATACTAACGCGTCTTTTAGTCTACTGGCAGCGGCACCACCCTCaccaccatgaccatgacctCCGGCACTATGGTCTCCACCTCCGTCAGCACCATCAGTGGCTCGAACTCCGACTCCAATGCGCAGAGCACCAGTGCTGGCGACAACAGCGCTCCggccagcagcaccagctcCGGTGCCGCCTACCCCATGGCCACCGTTGGCTCTGGTGCTATGGGTGTTCTGGGCTTGGCTGCTATGCTCATTCTGTAAGCGGATGGACTGTTTTGTGGCTTACCCTTATGACGAACGAACCCCGGAGGAAATACCCTCCCTcttgtacttttttttgaccccTGCATTACTATGCTCCGCTGTGGTTGGGTTTATAAACCTTTCACGCGATCACGATCACTCATTTTACGAAGAATGCTGTAATGTCGACCGACTCAAGATACATTTAATGAAGTCATGCTCCACCAAAGGCACGTGCCATGGGGCCTTTTACATGTGATTTAGGGTTTCTGCCCATCAATGATCTGTAGTACACTTCCATTATCTCTGTAGCATGGCGATGATCTCGAGCATAGGAAACTTTGGAGCGCTGCATACATGTAGTATCATCCCCGAATTGATGTAAATATGGCATTGGATTGTATCAATTCCTGTGGTTTACCGACAAGCCGACGTCTTGAGCAGGTTGAGATTTTGAAGTGATATTTCCATGTTTCCACGAGGCCGAAAGTCGCGCCCGTACGCTTTCTCCCGTTCATCCGGGCTTGGCGGGGTCACAATGGGTGACGGACGGTGTTTGGTGCCCCCATTGACAGATATATCTCAATTGTGTACACGAGGTAATTGCGGACGAAATTATGAGAATCAGTTACATTCAATGACCGGTTTATCTGGTAACAAGGGGGATTCTGTTGTGGGTCGAGAGATTGCTCCTTGTCTTTACCCGAGTCCATTGCAGTGACTGGTCCTTGACAGTGTGAAGGGCAGTCATGAGCCACGTCCGAGCCGGAAACTCAGATTCTCCGATCCCCGAGCCTCGGCTCAAGCGCAGTTGTCCGGGGGAAATCTGCCCCAGGGTGACCGACGCCGCCCGTTCGGCTTCGGTCCGCATTACGCAGACCAAGAATCTTCTCTCGAcggatattttttttttctagctTCGTCCAGTTTGTTTTTTGTAATTTCCCTGGCTCTACCGGTGGCTTCATTTCTTCTTTAGCCTCTGCTTCTCCCCATTTCAggcctcttcttcgagtCTTCGTGCCCTCATCCCCAACCACCTACTCGTCCCGAGCTTCTTCCTCCGCGTGCTCGCGCTCACACCCCCGCAGACCTCCTTTGGACCGCCCACCTGCagactctctttctccccccacctCCTGTTCACCTGCTACTCTCTCCTTCGTCTTCCCCTCTACGCTCTTCACTTCTTCACTCGCAGCAACCATgtcgtcctcgtcaaccTCCCCGCAGGAGATCAAggaggaggtcaagaaggTCCTCGATGTCAAGCCTGTGAACCAGACCATTCAGCAGATTCGCTCGCTCGCAGCCGGTGCGGCGGGAGGTCTGTGTGCGGTCGTGGTGGGACACCCCTTTGACCTGGTCAAGGTCCGTCTGCAGACCGCCGAGAAGGGCGTGTACGCGGGTGCCATGGATGTGGTCCGGAAAACCATCGCTCGCGAGGGTCTGGCTCGTGTACGTTCTTTCTCCAACTGCCGTTGATGcgacagcagcagcaactaCAACAACAAGGGATCATGAGACTGACCGGGCGCGTGACGTATGACAGGGTCTCTATGCTGGTGTGTCTGCTCCTCTCGTGGGAGTGACTCCAATGTGTAAGTGACCTTTCCATGGCCATAGAACCAATGATGGAAGACGCTAATCAACCATTTTCCTCCATATGTATACAGTCGCTGTGAGCTTCTGGGTATGTATCTGATTGTTTCACCGTGATTTCACACCAGACGAAGCTGGTCCGAGTTCTATTTTCTTTATGGGGGAATCCACTCCGTTCTAATCCGACTCCCTTCGCAGGGCTACGACGTGGGCAAGAGCCTCGTGGAGAAGGTTTCGACCGTGCCGGTGGTTCACGGCACCCCCCAGTACTCCATTGGGCAAATCTCTGCCGCCGGTTTCTTCTCTGCCATCCCCATGACCCTGATCACCGCACCCTTTGAGCGCGTCAAGGTCCTCCTGCAGATCCAGGGCCAGAACCCGCCTCCGCCGGGCCAGAAGCCCAAGTACTCCGGTGGTGTCGACGTGGTCCGTCAATTGTACAAGGAAGGCGGTCTTCGCAGTGTCTTCCGCGGCAGTGCCATGACGTTGGCTCGTGACGGACCCGGTTCGGCCGCCTACTTTGCTGCCTACGAGTACATCAAGCGAACGCTCACCCCCAAGGATGCTGAGGGCAACGTGACCGGCGAGCTCTCGCTGACGgcggtggtggcggcgggTGGTGCCGCCGGTATTGCCATGTGGATTCCCGTCTTCCCCGTGGACACCATCAAGTCTCGCCTGCAAAGTGCTCCTGGCAAGCCCACCATCGGCGGCACCGTCCGCACGATATACGCCAGCGGTGGCTTCAAGGCCTTCTTCCCTGGATTCGGTCCTGCCCTGGCCCGTGCCGTTCCCGCGAATGCGGCGACTTTGTATGTTTCCCAAAAATCCCCTCTCTCCATGTTTCTGGTCTGAGAAAGCAGACTAACCCATTCCCTCTTTCGATGTTTAGCTTGGGTGTCGAACTCGCCCACAAGGCCATGAAGTCGATGTTCGACTAGAGAGTTCCAACCGTCCCGTGTCCAACCATAATGTCGTGTGTACATACTTCTTGAATCACCTCCTCCATTGCAACTATCGACTCAGCATTCGCCCTGTCATATATCCCTTCTTGGACAGATGGacctgttttttttatttttattttgggAATTTTCCGTCGGTCTCGGTTTCACATGAGATTGGATTTGACGGTCGTTGTGAACCAGCTCTTTCGCGGAATGACCTTCGCAGTATTATAGCTGATGACCCCTGTCGATACATCGACATTTCTTTTGGACTTGATTCCTCCCCGTATCCTCTATGCTTGAGTTGTGGCGGCCCTCTGtgtttctttccttttttgtctcctATAGACTGGGTGCACCCGTGCACTATACCGAAGATTGCATTCCAATTTCAGATACATGGTTGTTGTTATGATCTAATCCTGGGAAACGGGGGTGTCTGACACCGCGATACGCATTCCTGCTCTGGGGGAGGAGTATAGAAAAGTACAGATGATATCTCCCTCGAGTTGATAAGATTCTTCTAAAACGAGACAGCATGGCTGATTGGTCCCTATcgagggaagagggaaggaAGGTGGAGGGGAGTAAATGAAAACCTCTCGTGACTTTCCACTCTTCTTTCACAAATTCAGTAGTCACTCGCCTGCGTCTCTGTCCGCACCCGCGCATAAGGTCTCTGAGCTTCAAGTTGCTCCCGACTGAACCAGTTACCATGGAATCCATACGGGACCCGTTGCGGCAGCACAATCTTCGTCACGACACTGGTCATATCTCGCGCATCGATGATCCACAACTCACTCTTCGCGTGATCGCCGGCTTGTCCCTCCGCATCGAGTTGGGACTCGTCAAACATCAGGGTTAAGAGGTAGCCGTCATCTTCGGAATGTGCGTCCTCTCGTGGCACGAATTGAGGTTCCTGCGCGTACCAGCCGGGCGGGGCTTGGAAGATTTTGATCGGATCTTCCGTGTCTCGGCTGGAAAGAACCTCGTCTATGCTTCGATTGTCGACGCAGCCCTCGATTGGCTGGGGTGGCTGTGCCATCCCGCGCTGGATCAGCGTAAGGACGTCGACTTTGACGAGACAGTCGACTTTCATCGGTTCGCCGGTTTCTGCGCCAAAGATGGCGTCACGCGAGGAGCAGCCGAAGACGAAGCGGGCACCGGTGGGTGGGGCGGTGGGAGAAATAGTGGGCATTTCGAGGGGGATCGAGGACAGGGCCCATTGATGGGTGATCATGTTCTGACTGCggtcggagagagagaagcgATAATAGTACATTTTGCTGTCGCTCAATTCGGCATTGGTAGGCTCGATAGCGCCCATAGAGTGCAGCATGTTCCCGTTGGTGTAGCGGCAGGCGACCATGCTGACGGCCTCGGTGGGAGAGCTTTTCGAGTCGGGTAGGATGGATGCCGGCTCATCCCAGGTGGTTGCAGtatggaagatgaagcatGGATCTGTTTCGAACCAGCGGACCTGTTCAGGATGTCGTCGCGGAAAGATTCCGAATCGTGACGGAGAGTCCCGATCAAAGTGGATGATCGGCCGTCCACGAAGCATATTGATGGGATCGAGTGTCACCGGGAGATCCATGATCACAGTGTGATTTTGGGAAACTCCAAAGTCGTGCATCAGTTTCGGAATCGAGACTCCCGGAACTGGAGCATACAACACCGGAACCAGGGACCTGCCCGAGTCAGACTTGGGAATCAGAGAGTACCACACAAAGGGAGGCAGAAACGACGCTTGGAACGAGATGAGATCTCCCGTGGTTGGATCAACGTGAGGCTAGATTTGCGCATAGTTAGTGCACAGATTCCCCTATGAATTGATCAGGCTATTACAAAAAGAGGGCAGGTCACCTACATGCGCCGTCGTCCAATCTCTCAAAAAGCCAAAGGGTCCATTACAGCCAAATGCGTCTTGTTCCTCCGAGTAGGATTTCCCCTCATTGAGTGCAGAATGTCCGTTAAACCAGCCGATGGTATCCAGACCGGGCAGTTGCACCCTCATCGGGGGACCCGTCTGACATGTAGCCAACGCGCGCTTGTCATGATAGAGGATCGCCGTGTTCGCAACGCTGATTTTGCGAACAGGGTGTTTATCCGGGCTGATGAACGACCACGCAATCAGTGCCAGAAACCGGCAAAGTTTGAAGAATGTCGAAATCGTGGATCTGAATGGATGCGCCAAGGTCGCAATGCTGGGTAGAATGGGAGATCGGAGATTTGGCATGGATCTGGCGCCGAGGTAAAGATCCGTCAAGATGTATCGGTTCACGAAGCAGGGCTCGACTTTTTGGGGTTGGTTCGTGATGCGAAACCAGATGCCACTCAGCATCCCATCTCCGTCGAACATGTGCACATCCTCGGACAGGTGATTTCCAAAGCTTGGATTACCGCCGTTTCGCACATACTGGCCGCCGTGAAGCTCGGCAGGAATTGTGCCCGAGAAGGTACATGGCGTGATGGGGAACTGTCGATGAACAGGCGCAAAGTTTCCAGTGAGGCATCTACAGAGAGGTCTGGTTTAGTCCACCTACCCGAGATTCAAGCGCTGCCCACGTGCGCCATCTAAAGATAAGAGGACATACCGGTGTCTCGTCGGTGCAAAGGGTTTGCGTGCCTCCGTCATGATCGGCACTCACTCTCTCTGTGTATCCTTGTCTCGCGCACACTCATATTCGCGTGAATCACTACCAAAGACGTCGCTGATGTTGACAAGGAAATCATTGAAGTGTCTTGCTTGCGACCCTCCTCCAGCATCGAGGCACGGTACTCGTGCAAGGGACTGTGACAGGGACGGGGACGGGCTTTGAGACATGCCGAGGAACCAACATCTCCGACGGGCGGAGCAACTTGACAAGATCGCGGGACGCGATGTGACGTCACAGATCTGAGTAGCTGCGGGGTCTAGACTTCAAGCAAGCTTCCCTTTTTGGCATGCCCTGCTGTATTGTCAATCCCACAAGATTCTTTTCACTTGTATTGATCAAGTAACTTTACGATACCAGTACATAATACAATACAGTGTTGAAAGTGGATCTCCTACGATACATTTCTACTTTCACGTGTCAAAGCGAGTCATGAATGGAACCTGGCGCTTTATCCACTGACGAAAACGTCCtcaaaggggggggggggcgacCTAACTCGTCTgagatgagaatggatcTCGAAAAAAGGGGAATGAAACAGAATGGGAGAAGGAATCAAGGGCCTGCAATTTTCCCTCCCTCGAGCACGGGCGTAGTTGGGTCAAGACTCGAAAGTAAGGTGCCTTTACGCGGTTCTGTCGAGGACTGAACTACCCCAAACTTGTTTTTGTTGCTTGTTCCTGGCATTGCGGGCATTGATCAAGATGttcaaaaaaggaaaaggaaaaaggaaaaaaggaaaaaagagcagCTCTGCCCCCAATTAACAATCTAGTATATAA comes from Penicillium oxalicum strain HP7-1 chromosome I, whole genome shotgun sequence and encodes:
- a CDS encoding GPI-anchored CFEM domain protein A — protein: MKSVSGVAFALLAATSLVAAEMSSQDCAQMCISNMNNKAQELGCSSDDKSCLCNKMDYMYGVRDCTAEACPEYNVDSVLQMALSGCPAGSGFGYGTGATGTGASGNGASSTSASSSTTPTSSDSSSASTESGDMTSTSMGMGAGAGGVGSSTIVTSGTATNTATNTFTNTVTETLTDASGSPTATLTQTLTGTATGTATGIVSGTSTMTDASTGSGTTLTTMTMTSGTMVSTSVSTISGSNSDSNAQSTSAGDNSAPASSTSSGAAYPMATVGSGAMGVLGLAAMLIL
- a CDS encoding Mitochondrial carnitine carrier, giving the protein MSSSSTSPQEIKEEVKKVLDVKPVNQTIQQIRSLAAGAAGGLCAVVVGHPFDLVKVRLQTAEKGVYAGAMDVVRKTIAREGLARGLYAGVSAPLVGVTPMFAVSFWGYDVGKSLVEKVSTVPVVHGTPQYSIGQISAAGFFSAIPMTLITAPFERVKVLLQIQGQNPPPPGQKPKYSGGVDVVRQLYKEGGLRSVFRGSAMTLARDGPGSAAYFAAYEYIKRTLTPKDAEGNVTGELSLTAVVAAGGAAGIAMWIPVFPVDTIKSRLQSAPGKPTIGGTVRTIYASGGFKAFFPGFGPALARAVPANAATFLGVELAHKAMKSMFD